From a region of the Panicum virgatum strain AP13 chromosome 2K, P.virgatum_v5, whole genome shotgun sequence genome:
- the LOC120659521 gene encoding aldehyde oxidase GLOX1-like has translation MSQKIRYGTQQILPDGRSIVLGGRRAFSYEFVPAEGQKNAQANNLQLLRDTNDDVENNLYPLVHLLIDGTLFIFANDRSVVLDCRTGQVVRDLSALPGAGRNYPASGIGMSALLPLDLRRGDVLSPEVIICGGTPKNAFKFGETNIIAALRDCARSNPAPGGPWPAPWATCSSCPPATLSSSTAPPWAAPAGASVGRRC, from the exons atgtcgcagaagat CAGGTACGGGACGCAGCAGATCCTGCCGGACGGCCGCTCCATCGTgctcggcggccggcgcgcgttCAGCTACGAGTTCGTCCCGGCGGAGGGCCAGAAGAACGCCCAGGCCAACAACCTGCAGCTGCTCCGTGACACCAACGACGACGTCGAGAACAACCTGTACCCGTTGGTCCACCTCCTGATCGACGGCACTCTGTTCATTTTTGCCAACGACCGCTCCGTTGTGCTCGACTGCCGGACCGGCCAGGTCGTCCGCGACCTCTCGGCCCTCCCTGGCGCGGGCAGGAACTACCCCGCCTCCGGCATCGGCATGTCCGCGCTTCTCcccctcgacctccgccgcggcgACGTGCTCAGCCCCGAGGTCATCAtctgcggcggcacccccaaGAACGCCTTCAAGTTCGGCGAGACCAACATCATCGCCGCTCTCCGAGACTGCGCGCGCTCAAACCCGGCGCCCGGTGGCCCGTGGCCCGCACCATGGGCGACCTGCTCATCCTGCCCACCGGCGACCCTCTCATCCtcaacggcgccgccatgggcTGCTCCGGCTGGGGCTTCGGTCGGCCGCCGGTGCTGA